From Mycolicibacterium nivoides, a single genomic window includes:
- the pstC gene encoding phosphate ABC transporter permease subunit PstC: MTNRGPDGTTVTTPNPADSGSGETLASPHPEPAPISTDPSKGAKVRLGDRIFRGLAEGSGILIVALIAAIGVFLLWRAVPALTRNEENFFFYGGNWITTDTSAMHFGIFELLQVTVFVSVFALVLAMPVALGIAIYLTQYSSRRLAGPLAYLVDLLAAVPSIVYGVWGLYVLAPAIKPFAVWLNTNLDWLFLFKTGNASVAGGGTIFTAGIVLAVMILPIITAVTREVFTQTPRGQIEAALALGATRWEVVRTTVLPFGLSGYISGAMLGLGRALGETIALLIILRGTQTAFSWTLFDGGYTFASKIAATASEFNDQYKAGAYIAAGLVLFILTFVVNSLARAAVAGKGRS; the protein is encoded by the coding sequence ATGACCAACAGGGGCCCTGACGGGACAACAGTGACAACGCCGAATCCAGCTGATTCAGGTTCGGGGGAGACGCTCGCGTCCCCCCATCCCGAACCGGCACCCATCTCGACCGATCCGTCCAAGGGAGCCAAGGTTCGCCTCGGCGACCGAATTTTCCGTGGGCTTGCCGAAGGCTCGGGCATCCTGATCGTCGCGCTCATCGCGGCGATCGGGGTGTTCCTGCTCTGGCGCGCGGTTCCGGCGCTGACCCGGAACGAGGAGAACTTCTTCTTCTACGGCGGCAACTGGATCACCACCGACACCTCGGCGATGCACTTCGGCATCTTCGAGCTGCTGCAGGTGACCGTGTTCGTCTCGGTCTTCGCGCTCGTCTTGGCGATGCCGGTGGCCTTGGGCATCGCGATCTATCTCACCCAATACTCATCGCGGCGATTGGCCGGCCCGCTGGCCTATCTGGTGGACCTGCTGGCCGCCGTGCCGTCGATCGTCTACGGCGTCTGGGGCCTGTACGTGCTGGCGCCCGCGATCAAACCCTTTGCGGTGTGGCTCAATACGAACTTGGACTGGTTGTTCCTGTTCAAGACCGGCAACGCGTCGGTGGCCGGCGGCGGCACCATCTTCACCGCAGGCATCGTGTTGGCGGTGATGATCCTGCCGATCATCACCGCGGTGACCCGCGAGGTGTTCACCCAGACCCCGCGCGGCCAGATCGAGGCCGCGCTGGCGCTGGGCGCCACCCGCTGGGAAGTGGTGCGCACGACGGTGCTGCCCTTCGGGCTGTCCGGGTACATCAGCGGCGCGATGCTCGGTCTGGGCCGCGCGCTCGGTGAGACCATCGCGTTGCTGATCATCCTGCGCGGCACCCAGACCGCGTTCAGTTGGACGCTGTTCGACGGCGGCTACACCTTCGCCAGCAAGATCGCAGCCACCGCAAGCGAATTCAACGACCAGTACAAGGCGGGCGCCTACATTGCCGCCGGCCTGGTGCTGTTCATCCTCACCTTCGTGGTGAACTCGCTGGCCCGTGCCGCGGTCGCCGGAAAGGGGCGCTCATGA
- the pstS gene encoding phosphate ABC transporter substrate-binding protein PstS has translation MKLISIGKPFGVALSATAIAALTLTACGSDNNAASTGSSAAGTSSAVSAECSGKNAVTAEGSTAQQNAIAEFNKVWGQVCSGKNLSYNPTGSGAGVDQFIAKQVDFAGSDSPLKDDQVAKAAARCGGNEAWNLPLVFGPVALAYNVEGVDKLVVSPDVLAKIFQGQITKWNDPAIAALNAGATLPDVDIKPIYRSDSSGTTDNFQKYLAAAAPQTWTKGAGKEFQGGAGEGAQKSSGVVQAVQATPGSIGYVEKSPAAAAGLPYAQIDSGAGAVALDDQSTTKAVGAAKVKGDGKDLVLDLNALYASKEAGVYPLVLATYEIVCSKGYDADTAAAVKSFLTVAANEGQASLSQAGYIALPDEFKQRLLTSVEAIA, from the coding sequence GTGAAGCTCATCAGCATTGGCAAGCCGTTCGGTGTCGCGCTGTCCGCGACGGCGATCGCGGCCCTCACGCTGACCGCCTGTGGTAGCGACAACAACGCCGCCAGCACCGGCTCGTCGGCCGCGGGCACCAGCTCGGCCGTGTCCGCTGAGTGCAGCGGCAAGAACGCTGTGACGGCCGAGGGCTCTACCGCGCAGCAGAATGCCATTGCCGAGTTCAACAAGGTGTGGGGCCAGGTCTGCTCGGGCAAGAACCTGTCCTACAACCCGACCGGTTCGGGCGCGGGTGTGGACCAGTTCATCGCCAAGCAGGTCGACTTCGCCGGCTCCGACTCGCCGCTCAAGGACGATCAGGTCGCCAAGGCCGCCGCGCGTTGCGGTGGCAACGAGGCCTGGAACCTGCCGCTGGTGTTCGGCCCGGTCGCACTGGCCTACAACGTCGAGGGTGTCGACAAGCTCGTGGTGAGCCCGGACGTGCTCGCCAAGATCTTCCAGGGCCAGATCACCAAGTGGAACGATCCGGCCATCGCCGCACTCAACGCCGGCGCCACCCTGCCGGACGTGGACATCAAGCCGATCTACCGGTCGGATTCCTCGGGCACCACCGACAACTTCCAGAAGTACCTGGCCGCGGCCGCGCCGCAGACCTGGACCAAGGGCGCGGGCAAGGAGTTCCAGGGCGGCGCCGGTGAGGGCGCGCAGAAGTCCTCCGGTGTCGTGCAGGCCGTGCAGGCCACCCCCGGCTCGATCGGCTACGTCGAGAAGAGCCCGGCTGCCGCGGCCGGCCTGCCCTACGCCCAGATCGACAGCGGTGCCGGTGCGGTCGCGCTGGACGACCAGTCGACCACCAAGGCCGTCGGCGCCGCCAAGGTCAAGGGTGACGGCAAGGACCTCGTGCTCGACCTGAACGCGCTGTACGCCTCGAAGGAGGCCGGCGTCTACCCGCTGGTGCTGGCCACCTACGAGATTGTTTGCTCCAAGGGCTACGACGCCGACACCGCGGCGGCCGTCAAGTCCTTCCTGACGGTGGCCGCCAACGAGGGCCAGGCCAGCCTGTCGCAGGCCGGATACATCGCGCTCCCCGACGAGTTCAAGCAGCGCCTGCTGACCTCGGTCGAGGCCATCGCTTAG
- the mshD gene encoding mycothiol synthase encodes MTDLDWRTGLSEAEQTGIRALIAAATAVDGVAPVGDQVLRELGHDRTRHLLATDGADLVGYLNLAPAGDEDPAMAELVVHPQARRRGIGAALARAGLAEGRAGTRIWAHGNLEAARALAASLDLKTVRELLQMRRPLTDLPPLRTADGVRISTYAGPADDAEILRVNNAAFSWHPEQGGWTEQDIEERRSEPWFDPEGLFEAFDERTGTLLGFHWTKVHGGDLGEVYIVGVDPAAQGRGLGSVLTLIGLHHLAGRSLATVLLYVEADNSAAVATYRNLGFEVFGVDVAYAAG; translated from the coding sequence GTGACCGACCTCGACTGGCGGACCGGGCTCTCAGAAGCCGAGCAGACCGGGATCCGGGCACTCATTGCCGCTGCGACGGCGGTCGACGGCGTCGCCCCGGTCGGCGATCAGGTGCTGCGTGAGCTCGGCCATGACCGCACCCGCCACCTCCTGGCCACCGACGGTGCAGACCTCGTCGGGTACCTGAACCTGGCCCCGGCCGGCGACGAAGACCCGGCGATGGCTGAACTGGTGGTTCATCCGCAGGCCCGACGGCGCGGCATCGGTGCGGCGCTGGCTCGTGCTGGACTCGCCGAGGGGAGGGCGGGCACGCGGATCTGGGCGCACGGCAATCTCGAGGCGGCCCGGGCGCTGGCGGCCTCGCTGGACCTCAAAACCGTCCGCGAACTGCTGCAGATGCGCCGTCCGCTGACCGACCTGCCGCCGCTGCGCACCGCCGACGGGGTGCGGATCAGCACCTACGCAGGTCCTGCCGACGATGCCGAGATCCTGCGGGTCAACAACGCCGCGTTCTCCTGGCATCCGGAACAGGGCGGTTGGACCGAACAGGACATCGAAGAGCGGCGCAGCGAACCGTGGTTCGACCCCGAAGGGCTTTTCGAGGCGTTCGACGAGCGCACCGGGACGCTGCTGGGCTTCCACTGGACGAAGGTCCACGGGGGCGATCTCGGCGAGGTTTACATCGTCGGAGTCGACCCTGCCGCACAGGGGCGAGGCCTTGGTTCGGTGCTCACGTTGATCGGTCTGCATCACCTGGCCGGCAGGTCCCTGGCGACGGTGCTACTTTACGTCGAGGCAGATAACTCGGCGGCCGTGGCGACCTACCGAAACTTGGGTTTCGAGGTGTTCGGCGTCGACGTGGCGTACGCCGCCGGTTAA